One part of the Terrimicrobium sacchariphilum genome encodes these proteins:
- a CDS encoding sialidase family protein → MSPEILALADQALVPPVLNLAPLPRYGYDQLDYGMTVGVERTYGGRLWASWIGGGDNEKAFLVVATSDDDGICWSDPRLVIDAHDESLPMARSVISGVPWLDPQGRLWLFFSQSMGYYDGRMGIWAARCDDPDADSPQWTQPQRLWHGFALNKPTVLSTGEWMLPAALWPRDLMNCSMVESTSEVSSPFLESFHELDPYRLGNVIVSSDLGRTWERRGGATFPCAVDFLEQMIVERRDGSLWMIVRTLKDGMWQSVSLDRGATWTTGEPWLPHVNSRHFIRRLPSGRILLVKHGVPVDTRPQSRSHLTAYLSDDDGVTWQGGLVLDEREGVSYPDGTTAPDGTIYITYDRNRDTDGEVLLARFTELDVLTKCLVSPGAVLRQLVSRPNPQAVETRHAERKSLLLRRLIGDSDISFVSIPSWLAWNGVGSIEMEKLNMNNGGALPALAHPLPPEIGHNRDVQWKELFPVEFRNGVGSAHADHKGEGFVSFESISPALEGKVGYARTFVHSATERPAIFLLGCDYWMQFRVNGECFIDHSREIRPSWTPEPHEFRCDVPLRAGWNLLEVKVASGQQGFAFACQVDDSGDLKFSSQSSANDLRA, encoded by the coding sequence ATGTCTCCTGAAATCCTCGCGCTGGCCGACCAGGCTCTGGTTCCGCCGGTTCTCAATCTCGCACCGCTTCCTCGTTACGGATATGATCAGCTCGATTACGGGATGACCGTCGGAGTAGAACGCACGTACGGAGGTCGCCTTTGGGCCTCATGGATCGGCGGCGGCGACAACGAGAAAGCCTTTCTGGTAGTCGCCACCAGCGACGACGACGGGATTTGCTGGTCTGACCCTCGCCTGGTGATCGACGCTCACGACGAAAGTCTTCCGATGGCCCGTTCGGTAATAAGCGGCGTGCCATGGCTCGATCCTCAGGGGCGACTCTGGCTCTTCTTTTCACAGTCCATGGGGTACTACGATGGCCGCATGGGTATTTGGGCGGCACGTTGCGACGACCCCGATGCCGACTCACCGCAATGGACGCAACCCCAGCGACTCTGGCACGGCTTCGCCCTCAACAAACCCACCGTGCTCTCAACCGGTGAGTGGATGCTTCCCGCCGCGCTCTGGCCTCGTGACCTGATGAACTGCTCGATGGTAGAAAGCACATCGGAAGTATCCAGCCCATTTCTTGAGAGTTTTCATGAACTCGACCCATACCGGCTGGGCAACGTTATCGTTTCGAGCGATCTAGGCCGCACTTGGGAACGACGCGGGGGAGCCACTTTCCCCTGTGCGGTGGATTTCCTGGAGCAGATGATCGTGGAACGGCGAGATGGTTCACTCTGGATGATCGTGCGTACGCTCAAGGATGGCATGTGGCAAAGCGTGTCTCTTGACCGCGGCGCGACCTGGACCACTGGCGAGCCATGGCTGCCCCACGTTAACTCTCGGCACTTCATTCGCCGTCTTCCCTCGGGCCGTATCCTGCTCGTAAAGCATGGTGTGCCCGTGGACACACGTCCCCAGAGTCGCTCCCATCTCACCGCATACTTATCCGACGACGATGGCGTTACCTGGCAAGGTGGTCTCGTTCTCGATGAGCGCGAAGGTGTCAGCTATCCGGATGGAACCACCGCACCCGACGGTACGATCTACATCACCTATGATCGTAACCGCGACACCGACGGTGAAGTCCTGCTGGCACGTTTCACCGAGCTGGATGTTCTCACCAAATGTCTGGTCTCTCCCGGCGCGGTGCTGCGTCAACTCGTCAGCCGCCCCAATCCCCAAGCCGTGGAAACCCGCCACGCAGAGCGTAAATCTCTTCTGCTCCGCCGACTGATTGGCGACAGCGATATTTCTTTTGTATCCATCCCAAGCTGGCTTGCCTGGAACGGTGTTGGTTCCATCGAAATGGAAAAACTCAACATGAACAACGGCGGAGCGCTGCCAGCTCTTGCTCATCCGCTTCCTCCCGAAATCGGGCATAACCGCGATGTTCAATGGAAGGAACTCTTTCCGGTGGAATTCCGAAACGGAGTTGGTTCAGCTCACGCCGACCATAAGGGCGAAGGCTTCGTTTCCTTTGAAAGCATTTCCCCGGCGCTCGAAGGAAAGGTCGGCTACGCCCGTACGTTCGTGCATAGCGCGACCGAGCGCCCGGCCATTTTTCTGCTCGGCTGCGACTATTGGATGCAATTTCGTGTCAATGGAGAGTGCTTCATCGACCACAGTCGCGAGATTCGCCCCTCATGGACGCCCGAACCTCATGAGTTCCGCTGCGACGTACCACTCCGCGCAGGCTGGAATTTGCTCGAAGTCAAAGTTGCCTCCGGACAACAGGGGTTTGCCTTTGCCTGCCAAGTCGACGACTCCGGCGATTTGAAGTTTTCCAGTCAATCCTCGGCAAACGATCTCCGAGCCTGA
- a CDS encoding DUF3857 domain-containing protein — protein MTSLKSVGACVAWLGLLCVTFLPSSSPAASRALVVSGLSGSSANSEEFNRLSVETKRLLVERGIPLENITQLGDKASREDILKALADAKVADDEFWLVLYGHSARSQGGIPAFQIRGPRLTANDLRSSLDAIPARQFILIGTNDSGSFLPILQSSQRSVVSATKMEAESEQPRFPAAWIEALSENPKASFPWIAARASQLVSEGYKNASLAQIEHARLADPVTGTILEPPFGVNLDARPELAVTSGNFPPTAADIADIEVKITDPNALWEDQPATEETKKLIAEAKAIPNPDEHSAIMMDQMVGLTVEEDRTTDRKLFHRVYLVREDAIADWANAFLPQSPPIVTSKLEIARVIHPDGSATVFNPAKLPAATDCTSGVCGAMAMVYLPKVEPGCIVEIGYRVRQMLNAALPEVTETLPIQQKIPALATQIEIKVPENKIYHVALKNSDVTPEESVDHGRKIFRWALGPQKAAESLPGDPPACEWVTWLGVSSLPSWEKFAVWYRRIAAGSDAVDDTVRETARGLVATAETREEKIQRLFEFVSALRYVAVELGIQGFRPRTPAQVLNNRFGDCKDKANLLIALLSASGIEANFVLLNRGSATDVSLPSWQFNHAICYVPGEGKNPDLWLDATDSVTPYGYVPPGDAGRQGFVIGKDKAEFKVVGGNPETSLLSDTWVLEQNTEGGWSGSFQRTGKGLAEYTLRERFHGLTPAQRRQVVCASVSTLWPGSDTTGAEISNVSALGKTVKVEARVASSDSKLPLPDFPWLQGFSAPERDRPLQINDGQPFTTRQTVRLTYPDSAPQSLPPPLILSAGGQNLAVTWKQIDAHTIERTAMVEIRKPVISPAEYAEVRKALRTWTTSIAAR, from the coding sequence GTGACTTCCCTCAAAAGCGTCGGCGCCTGTGTGGCGTGGCTCGGCTTGCTTTGCGTCACTTTCCTCCCGTCTTCATCCCCCGCAGCATCGCGCGCCCTGGTGGTTTCCGGATTGTCCGGCTCCTCAGCAAACTCGGAGGAATTCAACCGCCTCTCAGTGGAGACAAAACGACTATTGGTCGAACGAGGCATTCCCTTGGAGAATATCACCCAGCTTGGCGACAAGGCCAGCCGCGAGGATATCCTGAAGGCGCTGGCAGACGCCAAGGTGGCTGACGATGAGTTCTGGTTGGTTCTCTATGGTCATTCCGCACGCTCTCAGGGTGGTATTCCCGCCTTTCAAATCCGCGGTCCTCGGCTGACGGCAAACGATCTCAGGTCTTCACTGGACGCAATTCCGGCGCGACAGTTCATCCTCATCGGAACGAACGACAGCGGCAGCTTTTTACCCATTCTGCAAAGCTCACAGCGGTCGGTGGTCTCTGCCACCAAAATGGAGGCAGAGTCTGAACAACCCCGTTTTCCCGCAGCGTGGATCGAAGCTCTATCGGAAAACCCAAAAGCGTCTTTTCCGTGGATTGCCGCACGGGCTTCCCAACTCGTGTCAGAAGGGTACAAAAATGCCAGCCTTGCCCAAATCGAGCACGCCCGTCTCGCTGATCCGGTAACCGGCACAATCCTCGAGCCTCCTTTCGGAGTGAATCTTGACGCCAGACCGGAACTCGCAGTGACATCCGGAAACTTCCCCCCCACCGCAGCCGACATCGCCGATATCGAGGTCAAGATCACTGACCCAAATGCCCTGTGGGAGGATCAGCCAGCGACCGAGGAAACCAAAAAGCTTATTGCCGAGGCGAAGGCGATTCCCAATCCAGACGAGCACTCAGCCATCATGATGGACCAGATGGTAGGCCTGACCGTCGAGGAAGACCGCACGACGGATCGCAAGTTATTTCACCGGGTCTACCTCGTGCGTGAAGACGCCATTGCAGATTGGGCCAATGCATTTCTCCCTCAGTCACCGCCGATCGTCACGAGCAAGCTCGAGATCGCGAGGGTCATCCATCCCGATGGCTCAGCGACTGTCTTCAACCCGGCGAAACTGCCAGCGGCAACAGATTGTACCTCGGGAGTGTGCGGTGCCATGGCCATGGTCTACCTGCCAAAGGTGGAACCCGGCTGCATCGTCGAAATAGGCTACCGCGTCCGCCAGATGCTGAATGCCGCGCTGCCAGAGGTCACCGAGACTCTTCCGATTCAGCAAAAAATTCCCGCGCTCGCCACCCAGATCGAGATCAAGGTTCCCGAGAACAAGATCTATCATGTTGCACTCAAAAATTCCGATGTAACCCCGGAGGAATCCGTGGATCATGGGCGCAAGATTTTCCGATGGGCGCTCGGCCCCCAAAAGGCCGCCGAGTCCCTGCCGGGTGATCCACCTGCCTGCGAATGGGTAACCTGGCTGGGTGTCAGTTCGCTGCCGTCCTGGGAAAAGTTTGCAGTGTGGTATCGGCGTATTGCCGCCGGGTCCGACGCGGTCGACGATACCGTCCGCGAGACAGCCAGGGGCCTCGTAGCGACAGCCGAGACTCGGGAGGAAAAGATCCAGCGTTTGTTCGAGTTCGTCTCTGCCTTACGTTATGTCGCAGTCGAACTCGGCATCCAAGGCTTCCGTCCCCGCACTCCGGCACAGGTGCTGAACAATCGCTTCGGCGACTGCAAGGACAAGGCAAACCTCCTCATCGCCCTCCTGAGCGCCTCAGGGATCGAAGCGAATTTTGTCCTACTCAATCGCGGGAGCGCCACGGATGTAAGTCTGCCGAGCTGGCAGTTTAACCACGCCATCTGCTACGTACCCGGTGAAGGGAAAAACCCGGATCTTTGGCTGGATGCAACCGACAGCGTCACGCCATATGGCTATGTACCCCCCGGGGATGCAGGCCGCCAAGGATTTGTCATCGGCAAGGATAAGGCAGAATTCAAAGTCGTAGGCGGCAATCCCGAGACAAGCCTGCTATCCGACACCTGGGTGCTTGAACAGAACACGGAGGGAGGCTGGAGCGGATCATTTCAACGAACCGGCAAGGGGCTAGCAGAATATACTCTTCGAGAAAGGTTCCACGGACTCACTCCCGCCCAGAGACGTCAGGTCGTGTGTGCCTCCGTCTCAACTCTATGGCCAGGCAGTGATACTACCGGCGCAGAGATTTCCAATGTCAGCGCACTGGGGAAAACCGTGAAAGTCGAGGCTCGGGTTGCGTCCAGCGACTCAAAACTTCCACTGCCCGACTTTCCATGGCTTCAAGGATTCAGCGCCCCCGAGCGAGACCGACCGCTCCAGATCAATGATGGCCAGCCCTTCACAACCCGGCAGACCGTAAGGTTGACCTACCCCGACAGCGCTCCTCAATCCTTGCCCCCCCCGCTGATACTCTCTGCCGGCGGTCAAAACCTTGCCGTAACGTGGAAGCAAATCGACGCTCACACGATCGAACGCACCGCAATGGTCGAAATCAGGAAGCCTGTCATTTCTCCGGCTGAATACGCGGAGGTGCGCAAGGCTCTTCGCACATGGACCACATCCATCGCCGCTCGCTAG
- a CDS encoding AAA family ATPase: MTTSALTPSQHATDNDVDILRTVPARYARLAEELGKRIIGQEETIRDLFVALAVQGHVLMIGVPGLAKTLLVRSLAEILDLPFQRIQFTPDLMPSDITGTEIIDETEPGKRAFRFVPGPVFASLLLADEINRTPPKTQAALLEAMQERHVTVAGQTYALPTPFFVLATQNPIEQEGTYPLPEAQLDRFMFNLRIDYPSRADEVRILMETTSTNDTSLQTVWTGHEMIALQHAVRRIPVVQSVAEYAVSLVQATRPSDNSAPDFVKRYLQWGAGPRASQYLALAGKAFAALEGRFNVAKEDIRRSAKLVLRHRLITNYRAEADNETADTIIDRLLQSIK, from the coding sequence ATGACTACGTCAGCTCTCACTCCCTCCCAGCATGCCACGGACAACGATGTGGATATCCTCCGGACCGTACCGGCCCGTTATGCTCGTCTCGCAGAAGAACTCGGCAAGCGCATCATCGGCCAGGAGGAAACAATCCGCGATCTCTTCGTGGCTCTTGCCGTGCAAGGGCATGTCCTGATGATCGGCGTGCCAGGACTGGCAAAAACACTGCTCGTTCGCAGCCTGGCCGAGATCCTCGATCTGCCCTTTCAGCGCATCCAGTTCACTCCGGATCTCATGCCAAGCGATATTACCGGCACCGAAATCATCGATGAAACGGAACCTGGAAAACGCGCCTTCCGCTTCGTCCCAGGTCCCGTCTTCGCCAGTCTCCTCCTGGCGGATGAAATCAACCGTACCCCGCCAAAGACACAGGCGGCATTGCTCGAAGCGATGCAGGAACGCCACGTCACAGTAGCCGGCCAGACCTATGCGCTGCCGACACCCTTTTTCGTCCTCGCCACCCAGAACCCGATCGAGCAGGAAGGCACCTACCCCCTACCCGAAGCCCAACTCGACCGCTTCATGTTCAATCTTCGTATCGACTATCCCTCCCGAGCCGACGAGGTGCGCATCCTGATGGAGACCACCAGTACCAACGATACATCCCTCCAGACTGTATGGACGGGCCATGAAATGATCGCGCTTCAGCATGCGGTACGTCGCATCCCTGTCGTACAGTCGGTGGCTGAGTACGCCGTGTCGCTCGTCCAGGCCACGCGCCCTTCCGACAACTCCGCGCCTGACTTCGTAAAGCGCTACCTCCAGTGGGGCGCCGGGCCTCGCGCCTCCCAGTATCTCGCTCTCGCAGGCAAGGCATTTGCCGCACTCGAGGGTCGTTTTAATGTGGCTAAGGAAGACATCCGTCGCAGCGCAAAGCTCGTCCTGCGTCATCGTCTCATCACCAATTACCGCGCAGAGGCCGACAATGAGACGGCGGACACGATCATCGACCGCCTGCTGCAATCCATCAAATAG
- a CDS encoding sialidase family protein, whose product MVSPTEKLSLTPANTLHRHPPAGFAERDFQGIPGIEWLHGGTLWACCYGARQAWHGGFLIDEREHVSYPNFTQAADGTIHLIYDHARNVSGDILHVELTEHQIREGLPVLQRDVMNSFQPA is encoded by the coding sequence ATGGTATCACCAACGGAGAAGCTCTCGCTCACACCGGCCAATACCCTCCACAGGCATCCACCCGCTGGTTTCGCCGAACGTGATTTTCAAGGCATTCCCGGCATCGAGTGGCTCCATGGCGGTACGCTTTGGGCCTGCTGTTATGGGGCGAGGCAGGCCTGGCATGGCGGCTTTCTCATCGACGAGCGTGAACACGTCTCCTACCCGAATTTTACGCAGGCCGCCGACGGCACAATCCACTTGATCTACGACCACGCACGGAACGTCTCGGGCGATATTCTCCATGTGGAGCTGACCGAGCATCAAATCCGCGAGGGACTTCCCGTGCTTCAGCGCGACGTCATGAACAGCTTCCAGCCAGCGTAA
- a CDS encoding BatA domain-containing protein, producing MNWLLPGFLAGGLLVGLPVALHFLRSRPKTEIRFPSLRFLGESALRDTRKHRLRRWLTLALRMLVILLLAGAFARPFWKNKQAEHQTAVLVAIDNSMSMQTGQRWEKLRQQALSSLDQLGPGDQAGLLIINPAPRWLVPMTADLATVRSTLQEMKPGFETTRYPAAMRLAAEALAAQSAHKKILVWMADEQRLGWLGATFDRSLPPDIEIQCGAIEPPPERQASITSTRWTPNPKGGTIELSIRLYSPASDERHIEVRSRDTVLATQNVKLAQNAENKVRLQVPFPANQTIEGLKVTMTPDALPADDIAWIVVTPPTSSKVLNEPPPSGTDFLAHALGSTHKLNDNPMEAVAFPESDWPQASVVIAQGGKPFSEHYRANLDRFAKGGGALWIFIDGSQEQRDWLAQRGIHFAERTPENDPWTLRDWDAESPLLSAFGSDGLFSLMDVEFYQGYDLTGDGITPVANWPDGSAAIASVSSGGQRFLICGFPPSREATDWMVRPSFVPFVHQAVRWLASLNSSARDWRIGEMIPLPSEKGTWKTIDSSTQEPPREVSGGVQPQAPGLYEYSDGKSRALYAVNTPVTESDLAPWPDADLLTRLQSQRPGVPAEQHSLAAGPMVSDEVAESQQRLWWWLLAACALGLLAEVALANRTSA from the coding sequence ATGAATTGGCTGCTGCCTGGATTTCTAGCCGGAGGCTTGCTGGTGGGGTTGCCGGTCGCTTTGCACTTTCTCCGTAGCAGACCCAAGACAGAGATCCGCTTTCCATCGCTTCGGTTCCTCGGGGAGTCCGCGCTCCGGGATACGCGCAAGCACCGCCTTCGCCGATGGCTCACGCTCGCGCTTCGCATGCTCGTGATCCTGCTCCTTGCCGGAGCGTTTGCGCGCCCCTTTTGGAAAAACAAACAGGCGGAGCACCAGACCGCGGTGCTTGTCGCCATCGACAACTCCATGAGCATGCAAACTGGCCAGCGCTGGGAAAAGCTTCGCCAGCAGGCCCTCTCCTCGCTCGATCAACTCGGTCCCGGCGACCAGGCCGGGCTGCTTATAATCAATCCGGCACCGCGCTGGCTGGTGCCTATGACCGCCGACCTTGCGACTGTCCGATCGACACTTCAGGAGATGAAGCCTGGGTTTGAAACCACCCGGTACCCGGCTGCGATGCGACTCGCTGCCGAAGCTCTCGCCGCTCAATCCGCACACAAAAAGATCCTCGTCTGGATGGCCGACGAGCAGCGTCTCGGCTGGCTCGGTGCTACCTTTGACCGATCGCTGCCTCCGGACATCGAAATTCAGTGCGGGGCAATAGAACCCCCTCCGGAACGACAGGCCTCAATCACCTCGACACGGTGGACCCCCAACCCAAAGGGAGGGACCATTGAACTCTCGATCCGGCTTTACAGCCCAGCCAGCGACGAAAGGCATATCGAGGTCCGATCTCGGGATACCGTGCTGGCAACCCAGAACGTGAAACTCGCGCAAAACGCGGAAAACAAAGTTCGCCTTCAGGTTCCCTTCCCGGCGAATCAGACCATCGAAGGCTTGAAGGTCACGATGACGCCAGATGCCCTGCCTGCCGACGACATCGCCTGGATCGTGGTGACACCTCCCACCTCATCAAAAGTGCTTAATGAACCTCCTCCCTCCGGGACCGACTTTCTCGCACATGCATTGGGGTCGACGCACAAGCTCAATGACAATCCCATGGAGGCCGTCGCCTTTCCAGAAAGCGATTGGCCTCAAGCATCAGTGGTTATCGCGCAGGGCGGAAAGCCCTTCTCCGAGCATTATCGTGCGAATCTCGATCGCTTCGCCAAGGGTGGCGGTGCCCTCTGGATCTTTATCGATGGATCACAGGAGCAACGCGACTGGCTCGCCCAGAGAGGCATCCATTTTGCGGAGAGAACGCCGGAGAACGACCCCTGGACGTTACGGGACTGGGACGCGGAAAGTCCACTGCTCTCCGCTTTTGGCAGTGATGGACTCTTCTCCCTCATGGATGTGGAGTTCTACCAAGGTTACGACCTCACAGGGGATGGTATCACTCCTGTGGCCAACTGGCCGGACGGCTCCGCCGCCATCGCCTCAGTAAGTTCCGGAGGTCAAAGATTCCTCATCTGTGGATTTCCACCCAGTCGCGAGGCGACAGACTGGATGGTCCGTCCTTCCTTTGTCCCTTTCGTTCATCAGGCTGTTCGCTGGCTCGCCTCGCTCAATTCCTCTGCTCGAGACTGGCGCATCGGCGAAATGATTCCATTGCCCTCGGAGAAAGGAACGTGGAAGACGATTGACTCATCCACGCAGGAACCACCCCGAGAGGTCTCCGGAGGTGTCCAGCCGCAGGCTCCGGGATTGTACGAGTATTCCGATGGCAAGAGCCGTGCATTGTATGCAGTCAACACCCCGGTCACCGAATCTGATCTCGCGCCATGGCCCGATGCCGACCTGCTTACCCGGCTCCAATCCCAACGACCCGGAGTCCCAGCCGAGCAGCACTCCCTTGCCGCCGGACCTATGGTGAGCGACGAGGTCGCCGAATCCCAGCAACGCCTGTGGTGGTGGCTCCTCGCAGCGTGCGCACTCGGTCTGCTCGCGGAAGTCGCCCTGGCAAATCGCACCTCTGCCTGA
- a CDS encoding DUF58 domain-containing protein has translation MSATMQRRRWPVDAGPPPALPPLDMQLLADLPSLELRARYMVEGFLSGQHRSPQKGSSVEFAEYRNYQLGDDLRRADWRLYGRTDRLHIKQYEEETQLRVFVVLDASASMDFRSPAATMTKVEYARLVLAGLGLIAQRQRDAFGLAVAGKELVDYLPARSSTAHWRRFIGKLTVVNPREGTDLGTSMESLAELIPPRSLVVIASDFYEDLPLLDSALRRLAYDHHEVIGLHVLDPQEIDFDMEDGGTFIDAESGTRLKLDPAAVRENYLRRFNTFCSELDQLFRSVGGDLSRLRTDKPPTSVLARYLAQRDNRL, from the coding sequence ATGAGCGCCACCATGCAGCGACGTCGCTGGCCAGTGGATGCCGGGCCTCCGCCCGCCCTCCCGCCTTTGGACATGCAACTGCTCGCCGATTTACCGAGCCTGGAGCTGCGTGCCCGGTACATGGTGGAGGGTTTCCTGAGCGGCCAGCATCGCAGTCCGCAAAAGGGGTCCTCCGTGGAATTTGCGGAATATCGCAATTATCAACTCGGGGACGACCTCCGCCGTGCGGACTGGCGTCTCTATGGTCGAACTGATCGTCTACACATCAAGCAGTACGAAGAGGAGACTCAATTAAGAGTCTTCGTCGTGCTCGACGCGAGTGCATCGATGGATTTTCGCTCTCCCGCCGCTACGATGACCAAGGTGGAGTACGCCCGACTCGTCCTGGCGGGGCTCGGACTCATCGCCCAGCGCCAACGTGATGCGTTCGGCCTGGCAGTGGCGGGGAAGGAACTCGTCGACTATCTGCCTGCAAGGTCGTCGACTGCGCACTGGCGGCGATTTATCGGCAAGCTTACCGTTGTCAATCCCCGCGAGGGAACCGACCTCGGAACGTCGATGGAAAGCCTGGCCGAACTGATACCGCCACGCTCGCTCGTGGTTATCGCCAGCGATTTTTACGAGGACCTTCCGCTCCTGGACTCCGCTCTCCGGAGACTTGCCTACGATCATCACGAAGTCATCGGACTGCACGTGCTCGATCCGCAGGAAATCGACTTCGACATGGAAGACGGCGGGACGTTTATCGATGCGGAGTCCGGGACACGCCTAAAGCTCGATCCCGCCGCCGTGCGCGAGAATTACCTGCGCCGCTTTAACACCTTCTGCTCGGAGCTGGATCAGCTCTTTCGCTCCGTGGGCGGTGATCTTTCGCGCCTCCGCACGGACAAGCCACCCACAAGTGTGCTTGCCCGGTATCTGGCACAAAGGGACAACCGGTTATGA